The Thermanaerovibrio acidaminovorans DSM 6589 genome contains a region encoding:
- a CDS encoding amidohydrolase encodes MRFLLRDVILWDCEMTSPVRGDLVVEDRVIRGPFGVGEGEGELLLDGGGRFAVIPGFFNAHTHVAMSLLRGFGEDLPLMEWLNDRIWPAEARMRSEHVLAGTLLASLEMISTGTVAFADMYFFMDQVLEGATKAGLKANLSRGVVGDDPAKLEDGVGLVQRLQGDRFIGSLAPHAPYTVSPDFLSQVARRARELQVGIHTHWLETRWEVGYIRDELKFDPVDLLIRTGLMEARWLILAHGVWFEERHMDQLARDNVTVVHNPSSNMKLGSGFAPVPAMARKGVRVALGTDGAASNNRLDMWQEVRSAALIHKGVTGDPTVVSAAEALKMATRNGAVAMGFHRSGLIRDGFCADLVAVDLRKPHYLGVQEDSLLGYLVYAGSSADVHMVMTDGQVVYREGCFPHLDAARIVQRAHRSRLELVGRP; translated from the coding sequence TTGAGGTTTCTGCTCAGGGACGTTATCCTTTGGGATTGTGAGATGACCTCCCCTGTGCGGGGGGATCTGGTGGTGGAGGATCGGGTCATAAGGGGCCCATTCGGGGTCGGCGAGGGGGAGGGGGAGCTGCTCCTTGACGGGGGAGGGCGCTTCGCGGTGATCCCCGGCTTCTTCAACGCCCACACCCATGTGGCCATGTCCCTGCTGCGGGGGTTCGGCGAGGACCTGCCCCTGATGGAGTGGCTCAATGACCGCATATGGCCCGCGGAGGCCAGGATGAGATCCGAACACGTCCTGGCGGGGACCTTATTGGCCTCGTTGGAGATGATCTCCACCGGTACGGTGGCCTTCGCGGACATGTACTTCTTTATGGATCAGGTCCTTGAGGGGGCCACCAAGGCGGGGCTCAAGGCTAACCTGTCCCGGGGGGTGGTAGGGGACGACCCGGCCAAGCTGGAGGATGGGGTGGGGCTAGTCCAAAGGCTCCAGGGGGACCGGTTCATAGGGTCCCTGGCCCCTCACGCGCCCTACACGGTCTCCCCGGACTTCCTCTCCCAGGTGGCCAGAAGGGCCCGGGAGCTCCAGGTGGGGATACATACCCACTGGCTGGAGACCCGCTGGGAGGTGGGGTACATCCGGGACGAGCTCAAGTTTGATCCGGTGGACCTGCTGATCCGGACGGGGCTGATGGAGGCCCGGTGGCTGATCCTGGCCCACGGGGTCTGGTTCGAGGAGCGGCACATGGATCAGCTGGCCCGGGACAACGTGACGGTGGTCCACAACCCCTCAAGCAACATGAAGCTGGGGAGCGGGTTCGCCCCTGTCCCGGCGATGGCCAGGAAGGGGGTCCGGGTGGCGCTTGGCACTGATGGGGCGGCTAGCAACAACCGGTTGGACATGTGGCAGGAGGTCAGGAGCGCTGCCCTGATCCACAAGGGGGTCACCGGGGACCCCACGGTGGTGTCCGCCGCGGAGGCCCTCAAGATGGCCACCAGAAACGGGGCAGTGGCCATGGGCTTCCACCGCTCGGGGCTCATCCGGGATGGCTTCTGCGCGGACCTGGTGGCGGTGGACCTGCGCAAGCCCCACTATCTGGGGGTCCAGGAGGATTCCCTACTGGGCTACCTGGTCTACGCGGGCTCCTCTGCGGACGTTCACATGGTGATGACCGATGGCCAGGTGGTCTACCGGGAGGGATGTTTCCCCCATCTTGACGCGGCGAGGATAGTTCAGAGGGCCCACCGGAGCCGATTGGAGCTGGTGGGGCGCCCCTAA
- the alaS gene encoding alanine--tRNA ligase has product MKWRSGNELREMFLSFFEEKGCVRYPSASLVPDDPSLLFTIAGMVPFKPYFLGIKEPKERRVTTAQKCIRTNDIDNVGRTARHHTFFEMLGNFSFGDYFKAEVIPWAWEFLTQRVGMDPDRLYVTVFRDDDEAESIWMSSVGVPKDRIFRMGEEDNFWAAGPVGPCGPCSEIIYDQGPEFSCGKPSCGVGCDCDRYLEVWNLVFMQYNRDEAGNLTPLPRKNIDTGMGLERLSSVVQWVRSDFETDLFKPIIDRACQISGVAYGSSPQGDLAVRVISDHIRAAAFMVADGVLPSNEGPGYVLRRLIRRTIRFGRLLGIDRPFLLEVLPVVEQVMGGHYGELVEHRSTINQVLELEESRFLRTLEQGSALLEEEVRRVRSRGLSVFPGEVAFELYDTYGFPLELTSEMCQEQGLSVDIEAFERAMERQRELARSGSKHASAAVTRTVYSDVLKAGRIRFIGYDSEEGEARVVALVREGEMIQSAREGDRVEVFLDVTPFYGEKGGQVGDRGEIRWDGGLAQVEDAQCPMDGLTSHLATLVQGELRVGQRVFCRVDGERRWHIRRHHTATHILHEALGRVLGGHVRQSGSWVGDGFFRFDFNHFSPLSDEEIARVEDLVNQVILEDRRVTTLETSMDSAREMGAKALFDEKYGQVVRVVSVEGFSTELCGGTHVSSSGQIGLFKIQREEGIGSGLRRITATAGLASLEAYRRAAEVVKGASSALGVEAETVRDRIMDLMREVKSLERELRQLRLQVKSEGLKRALEAPQEVKGIKVLSFLTEDSSPDELRAMGDSVREMYPDSVCVLISRNGGKFMVIVMCSDGAVSKGVKAGSLIKSLGALWGFNAGGKANTAQGGGEWTDRMEGLLRSMEEQVSQLVSEMVS; this is encoded by the coding sequence TTGAAATGGCGATCCGGAAACGAACTGAGGGAGATGTTCCTGTCCTTCTTTGAGGAGAAGGGCTGCGTTAGGTATCCTAGCGCTTCGCTGGTCCCCGACGATCCGTCCCTGCTCTTCACCATAGCCGGCATGGTTCCCTTCAAACCCTACTTCCTGGGTATAAAGGAGCCCAAGGAGAGGCGGGTTACCACCGCGCAGAAGTGCATAAGGACCAACGACATCGATAACGTGGGGCGCACCGCCAGGCACCACACCTTCTTTGAGATGCTGGGCAACTTCAGCTTCGGGGACTACTTCAAGGCGGAGGTGATCCCCTGGGCCTGGGAGTTTCTCACCCAGCGGGTGGGCATGGATCCTGACAGGCTCTATGTCACCGTGTTCAGGGACGACGACGAGGCGGAGTCCATCTGGATGAGCTCCGTGGGGGTCCCCAAGGATAGGATCTTTAGGATGGGGGAGGAGGACAACTTCTGGGCTGCCGGGCCGGTAGGTCCCTGCGGTCCCTGCTCGGAGATAATCTACGATCAGGGACCGGAGTTCTCCTGTGGCAAGCCCTCCTGTGGGGTTGGCTGCGACTGCGACAGGTACCTGGAGGTCTGGAACCTGGTCTTCATGCAGTACAACCGGGATGAGGCGGGCAACCTGACGCCCCTCCCGAGGAAGAACATCGATACCGGCATGGGGCTTGAGCGGCTCTCCTCGGTGGTCCAGTGGGTTAGGAGCGACTTCGAGACCGACCTCTTCAAGCCCATAATAGACCGGGCCTGTCAGATATCCGGGGTGGCCTACGGCTCCTCCCCCCAGGGGGATCTGGCGGTAAGGGTCATATCGGATCACATAAGGGCCGCGGCATTCATGGTGGCCGACGGGGTTCTGCCCTCCAACGAGGGGCCCGGCTACGTCCTGCGGCGTCTGATCCGCCGCACCATAAGGTTCGGCAGGCTCCTGGGCATCGACCGGCCCTTCCTCCTGGAGGTGCTCCCGGTGGTGGAGCAGGTGATGGGTGGGCACTACGGGGAGCTGGTGGAGCACAGGTCCACCATAAATCAGGTGCTGGAGCTGGAGGAGTCCCGGTTCCTCAGGACCCTGGAGCAGGGGTCCGCCCTCCTGGAGGAGGAGGTGCGCCGGGTCAGGTCCCGGGGGCTTTCGGTTTTCCCCGGAGAGGTGGCCTTCGAGCTTTACGATACCTACGGCTTTCCCCTGGAGCTCACCTCCGAGATGTGCCAGGAGCAGGGGCTGTCGGTGGACATCGAGGCCTTCGAGCGGGCCATGGAGAGGCAGCGGGAGTTGGCCCGGTCGGGAAGCAAGCACGCCTCCGCGGCGGTGACCAGGACCGTCTACTCCGATGTGCTCAAGGCGGGCAGAATCCGTTTCATCGGCTACGACTCCGAGGAGGGGGAGGCCCGGGTGGTGGCCCTGGTGAGGGAAGGGGAGATGATCCAGTCCGCCCGGGAGGGGGACCGGGTGGAGGTCTTCCTGGATGTGACCCCCTTCTACGGCGAGAAGGGGGGCCAGGTGGGCGACAGGGGAGAGATCCGCTGGGACGGTGGGCTGGCCCAGGTAGAGGACGCCCAGTGCCCCATGGACGGCCTGACATCCCATTTGGCCACCCTGGTCCAGGGGGAGCTGCGGGTTGGGCAGAGGGTTTTCTGCCGGGTTGACGGGGAGAGGCGGTGGCACATAAGGCGCCACCACACCGCCACCCACATCCTCCACGAGGCCCTGGGAAGGGTACTTGGGGGGCACGTAAGGCAGAGCGGATCCTGGGTGGGGGATGGGTTCTTCCGGTTCGACTTCAACCACTTCTCCCCCCTCTCCGATGAGGAGATCGCTCGGGTGGAGGACCTGGTGAACCAGGTGATACTGGAGGACCGGCGGGTCACCACTTTGGAGACCTCCATGGACTCTGCCCGGGAGATGGGGGCCAAGGCCCTGTTCGATGAGAAGTACGGCCAGGTGGTCCGGGTGGTATCGGTGGAGGGCTTCTCCACCGAGCTGTGCGGCGGCACCCACGTTTCCTCCTCGGGTCAGATAGGCCTGTTCAAGATCCAGCGGGAGGAGGGCATCGGCTCCGGCCTCAGGCGCATAACCGCCACCGCCGGTCTGGCCTCCTTGGAGGCCTACCGGAGGGCCGCAGAGGTGGTCAAGGGTGCATCCTCCGCCCTGGGGGTTGAGGCCGAGACGGTTAGGGACCGGATAATGGACCTCATGAGGGAGGTCAAGTCCCTGGAGAGGGAGCTGAGGCAGCTGAGGCTGCAGGTCAAGTCCGAGGGGCTGAAGAGGGCCCTGGAGGCCCCTCAGGAGGTGAAGGGCATCAAGGTGCTCTCCTTCCTGACCGAGGACTCCTCCCCCGATGAGCTCCGGGCCATGGGGGATTCGGTCCGGGAGATGTATCCCGATTCGGTCTGTGTGCTGATATCAAGGAACGGTGGCAAGTTCATGGTGATCGTCATGTGCTCCGATGGGGCGGTGTCCAAGGGGGTCAAGGCGGGATCCCTCATAAAGTCCCTGGGCGCCCTTTGGGGCTTCAATGCGGGGGGCAAGGCCAACACCGCCCAGGGGGGTGGTGAGTGGACCGATCGCATGGAGGGGCTCCTCCGCTCCATGGAGGAGCAGGTTTCTCAGCTGGTGTCGGAGATGGTCAGCTGA
- the ruvX gene encoding Holliday junction resolvase RuvX, translating to MDSSMGRVMALDLGEVRIGVALSDPSRSFASPLEVLKMEEGWPLKVKELVERNSVTLIVVGLPIRTDGSSGPEVQRVMGWLEELKAVVQQVEIVTVDERFTTSIAQRFLLEGDVRREKRKGKVDKVAAALMLQDYLNSRRGS from the coding sequence ATGGATTCCTCCATGGGAAGGGTAATGGCCCTGGACCTTGGGGAGGTAAGGATAGGGGTCGCCCTGAGCGACCCCTCTCGCTCCTTCGCCTCCCCCCTGGAGGTCCTCAAGATGGAGGAGGGCTGGCCCCTCAAGGTTAAGGAGCTGGTGGAGAGGAACTCGGTGACCCTGATCGTGGTGGGGCTGCCCATAAGGACCGATGGGAGCTCCGGTCCCGAGGTCCAGCGGGTCATGGGCTGGTTGGAGGAGCTCAAGGCGGTGGTCCAGCAGGTGGAGATCGTCACGGTGGACGAGAGGTTCACCACCTCTATAGCCCAGCGGTTTCTGCTGGAGGGGGACGTCCGGCGGGAGAAGAGGAAGGGGAAAGTGGACAAGGTGGCGGCGGCGCTCATGCTTCAGGATTACCTGAACTCCAGGAGGGGGTCCTAG